A DNA window from Engraulis encrasicolus isolate BLACKSEA-1 chromosome 3, IST_EnEncr_1.0, whole genome shotgun sequence contains the following coding sequences:
- the tmem161b gene encoding transmembrane protein 161B: protein MGVISVQLVVTMVMASVIQKVIPHYSLARWLLCSGGLRWYQHPSDDELRSLAGKLQKGGKSKKDRKYNGHIDNKPMTIPKDIDLQLETKCIAEVDTLALHYFPEFQWLVDFTVAATVVYLITELYFCVAEPSGEMNISVVWCLLVLAFVIKILFSLTAHYFRLEEGGERSLCITFAFFFFVKAMAILIVTENYLEFGLETGFANFSESAVQFLENQGLQSQGPISKLTFKLILALLCSLIGAFLTFPGLRLAQMHLDALTLTTGKVTQTFLHINFLAPLIMVLLWVKPLTKDYIMNPTLGKEESVPLMSEATFDTLRLWLILLLCALRLAMMRHHLQAYLNLAKKAVDTMKKEAGRISTVDLQKMVARVFYYLCVIALQYVAPLVMLLHTTLLLKTLGGHSWWVYPEEDQPCPFDGINSESASVVTTEAPSLASTTTTSSPGTTAASVAQLSVALGGLRTVFSPLLFRGLLSFLTWWVAACLFSTSLFGLFYHQYLMAA from the exons GGCGTGATCAGTGTGCAGCTGGTGGTTACCATGGTGATGGCCAGCGTGATCCAGAAGGTCATCCCGCACTACTCCCTGGCAAGATGGCTGCTCTGCAGTGGCGG TCTTCGGTGGTACCAGCACCCCTCAGATGATGAGCTGCGCAGCCTGGCTGGAAAACTCCAGAAGGGAGGGAAGAGCAAGAAAGACAG GAAGTATAACGGGCATATAGACAATAAGCCTATGACCATTCCCAAGGACATCGACCTCCAGCTGGAGACAAAATGTATTGCCGAAGTGGACACATTAG CACTTCATTATTTCCCAGAATTCCAGTGGCTGGTGGACTTCACGGTGGCTGCTACGGTGGTGTACCTCATCACCGAGCTCTACTTCTGCGTGGCAGAGCCCAGTGGCGAGATGAAcatcagtgtggtgtggtgcctgCTGGTCCTGGCCTTTGTCAT TAAGATCCTGTTCTCGCTGACGGCTCACTACTTCAGGCTGGAGGAGGGCGGCGAGCGCTCCCTCTGCATCACCTttgccttcttcttctttgtcaagGCCATGGCCATCCTCATAGTCACGGAAAACTACCTGGAGTTTGGCCTGGAGACAG GGTTTGCCAATTTCTCAGAAAGTGCTGTGCAGTTTCTGGAGAACCAAGGGCTTCAGTCCCA GGGCCCCATATCCAAGCTCACCTTTAAGCTGATACtggccctcctctgctctctgattggagcgtTCCTCACCTTCCCCGGCCTGCGATTGGCCCAGATGCATCTGGACGCCCTCACGCTAACCACGGGCAAAGTCACGCA gACGTTCCTGCATATCAACTTCTTGGCCCCTCTGATCATGGTTCTGCTGTGGGTGAAGCCGCTGACCAAGGACTATATCATGAACCCCACCCTGGGGAAGGAGGAGAGCGTGCCTTT gaTGAGTGAGGCGACGTTTGACACGTTGCGCCTGTGGCTGATCCTGCTGCTGTGTGCGCTGCGCCTGGCCATGATGCGGCACCACCTGCAGGCCTACCTCAACCTGGCCAAGAAGGCCGTGGACACCATGAAGAAGGAGGCCGGCCGCATCAGCACCGTGGACCTGCAGAAGATG gtgGCGCGGGTCTTCTACTACCTATGTGTTATTGCACTCCAGTACGTGGCACCGCTCGTCATGCTACTGCACACTACTCTGCTGCTAAAAACTTTAG GCGGTCACTCATGGTGGGTGTACCCCGAAGAGGACCAGCCTTGCCCTTTCGATGGTATTAACTCTGAGTCAGCCTCTGTGGTAACAACAGAAGCGCCATCGctggcctccaccaccaccaccagcagcccaGGGACCACGGCGGCGTCGGTGGCCCAGCTGTCGGTGGCCCTGGGCGGACTGCGGACGGTCTTCAGCCCCCTTCTGTTCCGCGGCCTGCTCTCCTTCCTCACCTGGTGGGTGGCCGCctgcctcttctccacctccctcttcgGCCTCTTCTACCACCAGTACCTGATGGCTGCATAG